Proteins found in one Desulfovibrio porci genomic segment:
- the tatB gene encoding Sec-independent protein translocase protein TatB, with the protein MFGIGSTELLVILVVALVVLGPKSLATISRSLGKAMGEFRRVSTDFQRTLNAEAAQEEEEARRKKAAEKAAKVAAEAEAAKADRLERSASGETAATEPAPTPETPVADAAPSTAAPRPEAAAEAAASPASSGPSASSPADSPLAAALAKTRAEAEAVAQQNGEAAPAAENGGKA; encoded by the coding sequence ATGTTTGGCATAGGCAGTACGGAACTCCTGGTCATCCTGGTGGTGGCGCTGGTTGTGCTGGGGCCCAAAAGCCTCGCCACGATCTCGCGCTCCCTGGGCAAGGCCATGGGCGAATTCCGGCGCGTTTCCACGGATTTCCAGCGCACTCTTAATGCCGAGGCCGCGCAGGAAGAGGAAGAGGCGCGCCGCAAGAAAGCTGCGGAAAAAGCCGCCAAAGTCGCGGCTGAAGCCGAGGCCGCTAAGGCCGACAGACTTGAACGTTCCGCGTCCGGCGAAACGGCCGCCACAGAGCCCGCTCCGACCCCGGAAACGCCCGTGGCTGACGCCGCGCCCTCCACTGCCGCACCCCGGCCTGAAGCGGCGGCCGAAGCCGCTGCTTCCCCGGCGTCTTCCGGGCCGTCCGCGTCTTCTCCGGCGGACAGCCCTCTGGCCGCGGCCCTGGCCAAAACTAGGGCTGAAGCCGAAGCCGTTGCGCAACAAAACGGGGAAGCCGCCCCGGCCGCAGAGAACGGTGGCAAGGCATGA
- the tatC gene encoding twin-arginine translocase subunit TatC — translation MGLMDHLSELRVRLVRCCIAVGLGFLLCWSVVDPIFNALVNPLLAVLPPGSHAQYTTLPEGFFTRMYIAFVAGVFVASPVVFYQVWSFIAPGLYDEEKRYIIPVAILSAIFFVTGGAFCYFVVFPYAFSFFVSFSTSEIVVMPKISDYLNFVLKLILAFGLIFEMPLFALFLARMGLITATLMRKTRRYAILGIFIVAAILTPPDVVSQLLMACPMLLLYEISILVAAAFGRKKAAPESETPENAEGDNTEKTEDDAKDKPAEEA, via the coding sequence ATGGGTCTTATGGACCACCTGAGCGAACTGCGTGTGCGTCTGGTGCGCTGCTGCATTGCCGTGGGCCTGGGTTTTCTGCTCTGCTGGTCCGTGGTGGACCCCATTTTCAACGCTCTGGTGAACCCGCTGCTCGCAGTTCTGCCTCCCGGTTCGCACGCCCAATACACCACTTTGCCCGAAGGTTTCTTCACCCGCATGTATATCGCCTTCGTGGCGGGCGTCTTTGTGGCCAGCCCGGTCGTCTTCTACCAGGTCTGGTCCTTTATCGCGCCCGGCCTCTACGATGAGGAAAAACGCTACATCATTCCGGTGGCCATATTGTCGGCCATATTTTTCGTGACCGGCGGCGCATTCTGTTATTTTGTGGTTTTTCCCTACGCTTTCAGCTTCTTCGTGAGCTTCTCCACAAGCGAAATCGTGGTCATGCCCAAGATCAGCGACTACCTGAATTTTGTGCTCAAGCTGATCCTGGCCTTCGGCCTGATTTTCGAAATGCCGCTCTTCGCCCTTTTCCTGGCGCGCATGGGGCTGATCACCGCCACCCTGATGCGCAAGACGCGGCGCTACGCCATTCTGGGCATCTTCATCGTCGCGGCCATTCTGACGCCGCCGGACGTGGTGTCGCAGCTGCTGATGGCCTGCCCCATGCTCCTGCTCTATGAGATCAGCATTCTGGTGGCGGCCGCTTTCGGCCGCAAAAAGGCGGCGCCCGAATCCGAAACGCCTGAAAACGCTGAGGGCGACAACACGGAAAAAACCGAAGACGACGCCAAAGACAAACCCGCGGAGGAAGCATGA